From Pagrus major chromosome 18, Pma_NU_1.0, a single genomic window includes:
- the cfl1 gene encoding cofilin-1 has protein sequence MASGVKVTDEVIAVFNDMKVRKAQANEDEKKKRKKAILFCMSKDLKNIVLDDGKEILLGDLGTKVQDPYAHFVNMLPPDDCRYALYDATYETKETKKEDLIFIFWAPESAPLKSKMIYASSKDAIKRKFEGIKHEWQVNGLEDLKERHTLAEKLGGSSVVTLEGSPL, from the exons GCCTCCGGTGTGAAAGTCACAGATGAAGTTATCGCAGTCTTCAATGACATGAAGGTGCGTAAGGCTCAGGCGAAcgaggatgagaagaagaagaggaagaaggccATTCTGTTCTGCATGAGCAAGGACCTCAAGAACATTGTTCTGGATGATGGCAAAGAGATCCTGCTGGGAGATTTGGGAACCAAAGTCCAGGACCCATACGCGCACTTTGTGAACATGCTGCCCCCAGATGACTGCCGCTACGCCCTGTACGACGCCACCTATGAGaccaaagaaacaaagaaggaGGACCTGATCTTTATCTTCTG GGCTCCAGAAAGTGCCCCCTTGAAGAGCAAGATGATCTATGCCAGCTCAAAAGATGCTATCAAGAGGAAATTTGAAG gtaTTAAGCACGAGTGGCAGGTGAACGGTTTGGAAGACCTCAAAGAACGGCACACCCTGGCAGAGAAGCTGGGTGGCAGCTCAGTAGTGACTCTGGAAGGATCCCCTTTATAA